A stretch of the Verrucomicrobiales bacterium genome encodes the following:
- the mqnE gene encoding aminofutalosine synthase MqnE, with protein sequence MNLLIQRSDLGPIYDRVAAGERITDGDALQLFRTTDLNALGSIADLVRQRKVGNQASYILNRYINYSNYCILSCQFCAFSKKKRDADGFELSVEQIVQKAREALSIGITELHIVGGLHPSLPFDYYLCMLRELKALDAKLQLKCFTAIEILHLAWLARLSTRDTLIRLKEAGLDSLTGGGAEIFRPAIRSAIAKGKESAAEYLDVHRTWHQLGGRSTCTMLYGHVESLEDRVDHLRQLRALQDETHGFTGFIPLAYQPDNNDIPVKHPPTGFDSLRTIAVSRIYLDNFDHLTAYWVGLGMKLAQVALSYGADDLHGTIVEEHIFHMAGAKVPQLQTEADMIKAIREAGRDPVQRNTFYEPIAAPQPR encoded by the coding sequence ATGAACTTACTGATCCAACGCAGCGATCTGGGCCCCATTTATGATCGAGTGGCCGCCGGCGAGCGGATTACCGACGGCGACGCCCTGCAGCTCTTCCGTACCACTGACCTCAATGCGCTGGGCTCCATTGCGGATCTGGTCCGCCAACGGAAAGTAGGCAATCAGGCCAGTTATATCCTCAACCGATACATCAATTACTCCAACTATTGCATTCTCAGTTGCCAGTTCTGTGCGTTCTCCAAAAAGAAGCGGGACGCCGACGGCTTCGAGCTGAGTGTGGAGCAGATCGTCCAAAAAGCCCGCGAAGCGCTGTCGATTGGCATTACCGAACTCCATATCGTGGGAGGGCTCCATCCCTCCCTGCCCTTCGATTACTACCTCTGCATGTTGCGCGAACTCAAAGCGCTGGACGCCAAGCTGCAGCTCAAGTGCTTTACTGCGATCGAAATCCTCCATCTGGCCTGGCTCGCTCGCCTCAGCACTCGCGACACTCTAATCCGCCTCAAAGAAGCTGGCCTGGATTCCCTGACCGGTGGGGGAGCAGAAATCTTTCGTCCCGCGATCCGATCCGCCATCGCCAAAGGCAAGGAGTCCGCCGCCGAGTATCTCGACGTGCATCGCACCTGGCACCAACTCGGAGGACGAAGCACCTGCACCATGCTCTACGGCCACGTCGAGTCGCTCGAGGACCGGGTCGATCACCTGCGGCAACTGCGGGCGCTCCAAGATGAAACTCACGGGTTCACGGGCTTCATCCCCCTGGCCTATCAGCCCGATAACAATGACATCCCGGTCAAACATCCCCCCACGGGGTTCGACTCGCTGCGGACCATTGCCGTGAGCCGCATTTACCTGGATAACTTCGATCACCTGACCGCCTACTGGGTGGGGCTGGGAATGAAGCTCGCCCAGGTGGCGCTGAGCTATGGGGCGGACGATCTGCACGGGACCATCGTCGAAGAGCACATCTTCCATATGGCGGGGGCCAAGGTGCCCCAGCTGCAAACGGAGGCCGACATGATCAAGGCGATCCGCGAGGCCGGCCGCGATCCGGTGCAGCGAAACACGTTCTACGAACCCATCGCAGCACCTCAGCCCCGCTAA
- a CDS encoding 4-hydroxybenzoate octaprenyltransferase: MSLWSHLRRWAEFVKISHTVFALPFALASMAIAARENRGWPGWRLFALIVAAMFLARTCAMTFNRIVDRKYDALNPRTARRHLPAGEISLVSAWTLWILSAAGFVWVSALINSLCLYLSPVALFVVCFYSLTKRFTSYTHVFLGIALALAPVGAWVAVTGSFSWQPIYLAVAVVFWLIGFDIIYAIQDYDFDRKNHLNSLVVAWGPKNALMGAFLAHMIMWILLAAFGLFVRFRLPYFVGMGVILLCLLMEHWLARRRSLNWVNTAFFKLNAVISAVFLAVTVAEVVFTDFFRVRR; this comes from the coding sequence ATGAGTCTTTGGTCGCACCTCCGTCGTTGGGCTGAATTCGTCAAGATCAGCCACACTGTTTTCGCGCTTCCGTTTGCCCTCGCCTCTATGGCTATCGCCGCCCGCGAAAATCGCGGGTGGCCCGGCTGGAGGTTGTTCGCGCTGATCGTCGCCGCCATGTTCCTGGCCCGAACCTGCGCCATGACGTTCAACCGAATCGTGGATCGGAAGTATGATGCTCTCAACCCACGCACTGCTCGACGTCACCTTCCAGCGGGAGAGATCTCACTGGTCAGCGCCTGGACGCTCTGGATCCTAAGCGCGGCGGGGTTCGTGTGGGTCTCCGCCCTGATTAACTCACTCTGCCTTTACCTCTCCCCCGTGGCTTTGTTTGTGGTCTGCTTCTACTCCCTCACGAAACGGTTTACCAGCTACACCCATGTGTTCTTGGGTATCGCGTTGGCACTCGCGCCCGTGGGGGCCTGGGTCGCGGTCACGGGGTCCTTCTCCTGGCAGCCCATCTACCTGGCGGTAGCCGTCGTGTTCTGGCTCATTGGATTCGACATCATTTACGCCATCCAAGACTACGATTTCGACCGCAAGAACCACCTCAATTCTTTGGTGGTGGCCTGGGGCCCGAAAAACGCCCTCATGGGAGCCTTCCTGGCACACATGATCATGTGGATCCTCCTGGCCGCGTTCGGACTGTTCGTGCGCTTCCGTCTGCCCTACTTCGTAGGCATGGGGGTCATCCTGCTCTGCCTGCTGATGGAGCACTGGCTGGCCCGCCGACGGAGCCTGAACTGGGTGAATACAGCCTTCTTCAAACTCAATGCGGTCATCAGCGCGGTCTTCCTGGCGGTGACCGTGGCCGAGGTGGTCTTTACTGACTTTTTCCGAGTGCGACGATGA
- a CDS encoding UbiX family flavin prenyltransferase has product MRILIAITGASGSLYAQRLLDQLDPAEHEVHLILSSYAQQVIHTELPEGLKLRPGTTQHSLRTMNAPFASGSNAFDAMVVIPCSMGTLGRIAHGISSDLLLRAADVMLKERKKVILVPRETPISLIHVKNFELLLLAGAILIPANPSFYSLPKTLADVADTVVARVLDHLGISQTLVPRWQEEE; this is encoded by the coding sequence ATGAGAATCTTGATCGCCATTACCGGCGCGAGCGGATCACTGTACGCACAACGGCTTTTGGACCAACTGGATCCAGCCGAGCATGAAGTGCATCTGATCCTCAGTTCTTATGCCCAGCAGGTCATTCATACCGAGTTACCGGAGGGACTGAAGTTACGTCCCGGCACGACTCAGCACAGTCTCCGAACCATGAATGCCCCATTCGCCAGCGGCTCCAATGCCTTCGATGCGATGGTGGTGATTCCCTGCAGCATGGGAACCCTCGGACGGATCGCCCATGGAATCAGCTCCGATCTGCTCCTACGTGCCGCCGATGTCATGCTCAAGGAACGCAAGAAGGTCATCCTCGTTCCTCGCGAGACTCCCATCAGTCTGATCCATGTGAAAAACTTCGAACTCCTCTTGCTCGCCGGAGCCATCCTGATCCCAGCCAACCCGTCGTTCTATTCCCTGCCCAAGACCTTGGCGGATGTTGCCGACACGGTCGTGGCGCGCGTCCTGGATCATCTGGGAATCTCCCAAACCCTCGTGCCGCGCTGGCAGGAGGAAGAATAA
- the purL gene encoding phosphoribosylformylglycinamidine synthase: MHLIVIEGGNALSEFRAQALLPSLQAVHSGVAGIHARFVHCVLSATPLEGEELARLKRLLNYGDPYQGASEGQLMVISPRVGTVSPWASKATDIAHNCGLALKRVERVTEYRLTLRPGASPLTVAELQRAAALLHDRMTESVLNRREDVSLLFQDRQGVPMEHVDVLGRGRLALEEANRSFGLALSEDEIDYLVQSFRGLKRNPTDVELTMFAQANSEHCRHKIFNAQFVIDGVLQDRSMFQMIRHTHEVTPGYTIIAYKDNASVMEGGEVERWLPQLHQGALQYQAQRELVHNLMKVETHNHPTAISPFPGAATGAGGEIRDEGATGRGSRPKAGLTGFTVSNLNLPGTQEPWEASPYGKPEHIASPLQIMIDGPLGGAAFNNEFGRPNLAGYFRVYEQTVDGQRRGYHKPIMIAGGVGTISASQTQKVEFPVGTLLVQLGGPGMRIGMGGGAASSMAAGANAAELDFDSVQRGNPEIQRRAQEVIGQCAALGKLNPILAIHDVGAGGISNAFPELVDGAGLGARFDLSKVPLEESGLAPKEIWCNESQERYVLAVSPEQLQVFRQLCERERCPFSVVGVTTAAKDLVLENGAGGERSIDMPMEILLGKPPKMTRDVKRLKRTLPVLDLSKIPLSRIAWDVLRHPTVASKRFLITIGDRTVGGLSCRDQMVGPWQVPVADCAVTLADYDGFRGEAMSMGERTPLAVLDAPASGRMAVGESITNLLAAPLELGRVKLSCNWMAACGENGEDAALYDTVKAVGMELCPALGISVPVGKDSLSMRTRWSAEGVGKQVVAPVSLIVSAFVTLADVRGVLTPQLKSGTGTRLVLVDLGNGRNRLGGSILAQASGQFGDQVPDLDRPAQLKSLVDAVNALRNEGRILAYHDRSDGGLWAAVCEMAFAGNCGFQLILDSLLSSSTAAQSFDVQDVLAALFNEELGVVLQVETTALEDVIRSLGQHGLGECTHLVGTPGLSERAEVCVQGKVVFAAELRELHQAWDEVSWRISRLRDNPTGADSEHQSKGVAKDPGLTVHLTFDPAEDVAAPYVKSTRPKVAILREQGVNSQVEMSYAMAKAGFDTFDVHMTDLQSGRVRLEAFRGFVACGGFTYGDTLGAGEGWARSIMFNAVLADQFKAFFGRSDTFALGVCNGCQMMAALSPMIPGAEHWPKFTRNRSEQFEARLSQVEVMDSPSIFFQGMAGSRIPIAVSHGEGYADFSQRGDPTRVQRALRFVDHFGNPTEQYPLNPNGSPGGLTSVTTVDGRFTVLMPHPERVFRNIQMSWTNGDLSADSPWMRLFRNARKWVG; encoded by the coding sequence ATGCATTTAATTGTCATTGAGGGCGGGAACGCTCTGTCTGAGTTCCGGGCCCAAGCTTTGTTGCCTTCGCTCCAAGCCGTTCATTCCGGGGTAGCCGGTATTCACGCACGATTTGTGCATTGCGTGCTTAGCGCAACACCGCTCGAGGGCGAGGAGTTGGCCAGGCTAAAGCGACTCCTGAATTACGGGGATCCCTATCAAGGAGCCAGCGAAGGGCAATTGATGGTGATTTCTCCGCGAGTGGGCACGGTTTCTCCTTGGGCTTCCAAGGCCACGGACATTGCCCACAATTGCGGACTGGCTCTCAAGCGAGTCGAACGGGTGACGGAGTATCGGCTCACTCTCAGGCCCGGAGCGTCACCGTTGACCGTGGCTGAGCTTCAGCGCGCTGCGGCGTTGCTCCATGACCGGATGACGGAGAGCGTGCTCAACCGTCGCGAGGATGTGTCGCTGCTTTTCCAGGATCGGCAGGGAGTTCCGATGGAGCACGTCGATGTCCTCGGGCGAGGCCGACTGGCATTGGAGGAGGCTAATCGAAGTTTTGGCCTCGCGCTGAGCGAGGACGAAATTGACTATCTTGTGCAGTCCTTCCGCGGGCTGAAGCGGAATCCCACGGACGTCGAACTGACGATGTTTGCGCAGGCCAATAGCGAGCATTGTCGGCACAAGATCTTCAACGCCCAGTTTGTCATCGATGGCGTGCTGCAGGATCGCTCGATGTTCCAGATGATTCGTCATACGCATGAAGTCACCCCCGGCTATACCATCATCGCTTACAAGGACAATGCGTCGGTGATGGAAGGCGGGGAGGTGGAGCGCTGGCTGCCGCAACTGCATCAGGGAGCGCTCCAATACCAGGCGCAGCGCGAGCTGGTGCACAACCTGATGAAGGTGGAGACGCACAATCATCCCACGGCTATTTCCCCGTTTCCGGGTGCAGCGACTGGGGCTGGGGGTGAGATTCGGGACGAAGGGGCCACCGGACGTGGGTCGCGTCCCAAGGCTGGACTGACTGGCTTTACGGTCTCCAACCTGAACCTGCCGGGGACTCAGGAGCCCTGGGAGGCGAGCCCTTACGGGAAGCCGGAGCACATTGCCAGCCCCCTCCAGATCATGATCGACGGGCCATTGGGTGGAGCGGCGTTTAACAACGAATTTGGCCGGCCGAATTTGGCGGGTTATTTTCGAGTGTATGAGCAGACGGTAGATGGCCAGCGTCGCGGCTACCACAAGCCGATCATGATAGCCGGCGGAGTGGGGACCATCTCGGCGAGCCAGACCCAGAAGGTGGAATTTCCCGTCGGGACCCTGCTCGTGCAGCTGGGTGGTCCCGGCATGCGGATTGGCATGGGAGGCGGGGCGGCCAGTTCTATGGCGGCGGGGGCGAACGCGGCGGAGCTGGATTTTGATTCGGTCCAACGCGGAAATCCCGAGATTCAACGTCGGGCGCAGGAAGTGATTGGCCAGTGCGCGGCGCTGGGGAAACTCAATCCGATCCTCGCCATCCATGATGTCGGGGCGGGGGGCATCTCGAACGCGTTTCCGGAGCTGGTTGATGGAGCCGGTCTGGGCGCGCGGTTTGATCTAAGCAAGGTGCCTTTGGAGGAGAGCGGTCTGGCCCCGAAGGAGATTTGGTGCAACGAGAGCCAGGAGCGTTACGTGCTCGCCGTCTCTCCCGAGCAGCTGCAGGTGTTTCGGCAACTGTGCGAGCGGGAACGATGCCCGTTCTCAGTGGTCGGAGTGACGACCGCCGCGAAGGATCTGGTGTTGGAGAATGGGGCGGGTGGAGAGCGATCGATCGACATGCCGATGGAGATCTTGCTCGGCAAGCCTCCCAAGATGACTCGCGACGTGAAGCGATTGAAGCGAACTCTCCCCGTTTTGGATCTTTCCAAAATCCCTTTGAGTCGGATTGCCTGGGATGTCCTGCGGCATCCCACGGTGGCGAGTAAGCGGTTCCTCATTACCATTGGCGATCGGACGGTTGGCGGGCTGAGTTGCCGCGATCAGATGGTGGGACCCTGGCAGGTGCCGGTGGCGGATTGCGCGGTCACCCTGGCGGACTATGACGGCTTTCGAGGCGAAGCGATGAGCATGGGTGAGAGAACCCCGCTGGCGGTGCTAGATGCTCCTGCCTCGGGCCGGATGGCGGTGGGGGAATCGATCACCAACTTGCTGGCCGCTCCCCTCGAACTCGGCCGCGTCAAGCTGAGCTGCAACTGGATGGCTGCCTGCGGGGAGAACGGCGAGGACGCGGCGCTTTATGACACCGTGAAGGCGGTAGGCATGGAGCTGTGTCCTGCATTGGGGATTAGTGTGCCGGTCGGCAAGGACAGTCTGTCGATGCGCACCCGTTGGAGTGCTGAGGGCGTCGGAAAGCAGGTGGTCGCTCCCGTGAGCTTGATCGTGTCGGCCTTCGTGACGCTGGCGGACGTGCGAGGCGTCCTGACCCCTCAGCTGAAATCGGGAACTGGCACCCGCCTCGTGCTGGTGGATTTAGGGAACGGCAGGAATCGACTGGGGGGATCCATCCTGGCTCAAGCCAGTGGGCAGTTTGGGGACCAGGTGCCTGACCTGGACCGCCCGGCCCAACTCAAGTCCTTGGTCGACGCCGTGAATGCGTTGCGGAACGAGGGAAGGATCCTAGCCTATCATGATCGTAGCGATGGCGGGTTATGGGCGGCGGTGTGTGAAATGGCTTTTGCTGGAAACTGTGGGTTTCAGTTGATCCTGGATTCTCTCCTTTCGAGCTCCACTGCGGCTCAATCTTTCGATGTCCAGGATGTGCTGGCCGCCCTCTTCAATGAAGAGTTGGGGGTTGTTCTCCAGGTGGAGACAACGGCACTGGAGGATGTTATCCGTAGCCTGGGCCAGCATGGTCTGGGAGAGTGCACTCATCTGGTGGGCACGCCGGGTTTGTCGGAGCGTGCGGAGGTGTGCGTCCAGGGGAAAGTGGTGTTCGCGGCCGAGTTGCGCGAGTTGCATCAAGCCTGGGATGAAGTGAGCTGGCGGATTTCGCGGCTGCGGGACAATCCGACGGGTGCCGATTCCGAGCATCAGTCGAAGGGGGTGGCGAAGGATCCTGGTTTGACGGTGCACTTGACCTTCGATCCCGCTGAGGACGTGGCTGCACCTTATGTGAAGTCCACTCGTCCGAAGGTCGCCATCCTGCGCGAGCAAGGGGTGAATAGCCAGGTCGAGATGAGTTATGCCATGGCGAAGGCGGGGTTTGACACGTTTGATGTGCACATGACGGATCTTCAGTCAGGCCGAGTTCGCCTGGAGGCATTTCGAGGGTTTGTCGCCTGTGGCGGCTTCACGTATGGCGACACGTTGGGCGCCGGAGAAGGTTGGGCGCGGTCGATCATGTTCAATGCGGTGCTGGCAGATCAGTTCAAGGCGTTCTTCGGTCGGTCCGACACCTTCGCTCTGGGAGTTTGCAACGGGTGCCAGATGATGGCGGCGCTCTCCCCGATGATTCCGGGGGCGGAGCATTGGCCCAAGTTCACCCGCAATCGAAGCGAGCAATTTGAAGCCCGGCTCAGCCAGGTTGAGGTCATGGACAGCCCTTCGATCTTCTTCCAGGGCATGGCCGGGAGCAGGATCCCGATCGCGGTATCGCACGGGGAGGGGTATGCAGATTTCTCGCAACGCGGAGATCCGACCCGGGTGCAGCGCGCACTGCGGTTTGTGGACCATTTTGGGAATCCGACAGAGCAGTATCCCTTGAATCCGAACGGCAGCCCTGGCGGTTTAACCTCAGTGACCACGGTCGATGGCCGGTTCACGGTCCTGATGCCACATCCGGAGCGAGTCTTTCGAAACATCCAGATGAGTTGGACGAACGGTGATTTGTCGGCTGACAGCCCGTGGATGCGCCTCTTCCGAAACGCCAGGAAGTGGGTCGGCTAG
- a CDS encoding ABC transporter ATP-binding protein, translating into MKASADPVPVIRAEGLTKAFRTYKKAPGFKGAIRGLFHREYEQTVAVDSINFTIAEGELVGFLGPNGAGKTTTLKMLAGLLHPSAGEASVLGFRPWERADGYRRQFSLLLGQKNQLWWDLPARESLDLNARIYGIAPAQAQRTIDELTALLDVRDKLDVMVRELSLGERMKMELIAALLHQPKVLFLDEPTIGLDVVSQKTVREFLRHHNQERKTTIILTSHYMADIQELCRRVIIIDHGVIFFDGQLAEIVDRFADFKLITIQCPSADQVASETLARQGEVVEKTLSTIRLKVKRDRVISACKALLEEVPVTDIDIQEVPIEDVIRELFKRKDPAAS; encoded by the coding sequence GTGAAAGCCTCGGCTGATCCAGTCCCAGTCATCCGGGCCGAAGGCCTGACCAAGGCCTTTCGGACCTACAAGAAGGCTCCCGGATTCAAGGGAGCCATTCGAGGTTTGTTTCATCGGGAATACGAGCAAACCGTGGCGGTCGACAGCATCAACTTTACCATCGCAGAAGGGGAACTAGTCGGCTTCCTCGGCCCGAATGGGGCCGGAAAAACCACAACCCTCAAGATGCTGGCCGGTCTTCTGCACCCATCCGCCGGCGAAGCCTCCGTGCTGGGATTCCGCCCCTGGGAGCGCGCCGACGGATACCGCCGCCAGTTCTCCCTCCTGCTGGGCCAGAAGAATCAACTGTGGTGGGACCTGCCGGCTCGGGAATCGCTCGATCTCAACGCCCGAATCTACGGTATCGCCCCTGCGCAGGCGCAACGCACCATCGACGAGCTTACCGCCCTGCTGGACGTGCGCGACAAGCTGGACGTCATGGTCCGAGAGCTGTCGCTCGGTGAGCGCATGAAGATGGAACTCATCGCCGCCCTGCTCCACCAACCGAAGGTGCTCTTCTTGGACGAACCCACCATCGGACTCGACGTGGTTTCTCAAAAGACCGTCCGCGAGTTCCTCCGCCATCACAATCAGGAGCGCAAGACCACCATCATTCTCACCAGCCACTACATGGCCGATATCCAGGAGCTGTGCCGCCGGGTGATCATCATCGACCACGGAGTGATTTTCTTCGACGGCCAACTGGCTGAAATCGTGGACCGGTTTGCCGATTTCAAACTCATCACGATCCAGTGCCCCAGCGCCGACCAGGTAGCCAGCGAAACCCTGGCACGCCAGGGGGAGGTGGTGGAGAAAACACTGAGCACGATTCGACTCAAGGTGAAACGTGACCGCGTGATCTCGGCATGCAAAGCCTTGCTGGAGGAAGTTCCTGTCACCGACATCGACATCCAGGAGGTCCCCATCGAGGATGTCATTCGCGAGCTGTTCAAGCGCAAGGATCCGGCGGCCAGCTAG
- the dnaA gene encoding chromosomal replication initiator protein DnaA, with protein sequence MENVAEQLWSAAQQTLRSLLNQDIYNLWFGPIKAISLEKGTILLEVPNDFCEVWLKDNYAGLLRDALGQASGSQVAIQFRASNADLKGTVANKAAAAEKREPAAAPAPSIKEGASPVENSFNPRNTFENFVVGDNNTFAHAAAMAVAQAPGKTYNPLFLYGGVGLGKTHLLHAIGLHVADRKKGAKVTYVSAERFTNEFIDAIQNGQLVRFRRRYRKCEVLLIDDIQFLSGKERIQEEFFHTFNALHEEHHQIVLTCDRPANEIQGLEQRLVSRFEWGLVTDMQPPDVETRMAILRKKEKLMGTELPPEIVQFIAERVRSNIRRLEGAFIRVSSYFSLTRKPVTTAVVEELLRDILHEENRSSITIEMIQKTVADHYDIRVSDLTGKRRPGNIAFPRQVAMYLARQLTDSSLNTIGEAFGGRDHGTVLHAVRQVRDRMSVEPNVRQAVGYIENQLMRVNTRHVAAAPTRHTQPAPTSATTT encoded by the coding sequence ATGGAAAACGTCGCCGAACAGCTCTGGAGTGCCGCTCAACAAACGCTCCGTTCTTTACTCAATCAGGACATCTATAATCTGTGGTTTGGCCCCATCAAGGCCATCTCCCTGGAGAAAGGTACCATCCTGCTGGAGGTGCCCAATGATTTCTGCGAGGTATGGTTGAAGGACAACTACGCGGGCTTGCTGCGGGATGCGCTGGGCCAGGCATCAGGCTCCCAGGTCGCCATCCAGTTCCGCGCCTCAAACGCGGATCTTAAAGGAACCGTCGCTAACAAAGCCGCCGCCGCCGAGAAGCGGGAACCCGCCGCCGCACCCGCTCCATCGATTAAGGAGGGCGCGTCCCCGGTCGAAAACAGCTTCAATCCGCGGAACACGTTCGAGAACTTCGTCGTGGGAGACAATAACACGTTCGCGCATGCTGCCGCGATGGCCGTCGCTCAAGCGCCCGGCAAGACGTACAATCCTTTGTTCCTCTACGGTGGCGTTGGTTTGGGAAAAACCCATCTGCTCCACGCCATCGGCTTGCACGTGGCCGATCGCAAAAAGGGCGCCAAGGTCACCTACGTCTCCGCGGAGCGCTTCACCAACGAGTTCATCGATGCCATTCAAAACGGCCAGCTGGTTCGTTTCCGCCGTCGCTACCGTAAATGCGAGGTCCTGCTGATCGACGACATTCAGTTCCTCTCCGGCAAGGAGCGCATCCAAGAAGAGTTCTTCCACACCTTCAATGCGCTGCACGAAGAGCATCACCAAATCGTTCTGACCTGCGACCGCCCTGCCAATGAGATTCAGGGCCTTGAACAACGTCTTGTCTCCCGTTTCGAATGGGGTCTGGTCACCGACATGCAGCCGCCCGATGTCGAGACCCGCATGGCGATTCTGCGGAAAAAGGAAAAACTCATGGGCACCGAGTTGCCCCCCGAAATCGTACAGTTCATCGCCGAACGAGTGCGCTCCAACATCCGACGTCTCGAAGGCGCCTTCATCCGGGTCTCCTCCTACTTCTCGCTGACCCGCAAGCCGGTCACGACCGCGGTGGTGGAAGAGCTCCTGCGCGACATTCTCCACGAGGAAAACCGATCCTCGATCACTATCGAGATGATCCAAAAAACGGTGGCGGATCACTACGATATCCGGGTCTCCGACCTGACCGGCAAACGTCGCCCCGGAAACATCGCGTTTCCTCGGCAAGTGGCCATGTATCTGGCCCGCCAGCTCACCGACAGCTCGCTGAATACCATTGGCGAGGCTTTCGGCGGACGCGACCACGGAACCGTGCTCCACGCCGTGCGTCAGGTGCGCGATCGCATGTCGGTGGAACCCAATGTCCGCCAGGCCGTGGGCTATATCGAAAATCAGCTCATGCGGGTGAACACCCGTCACGTAGCCGCCGCCCCGACGCGTCACACGCAGCCCGCGCCAACCTCGGCCACCACGACCTGA
- a CDS encoding methyltransferase domain-containing protein translates to MGLPWLKALTVFGQELVSNPRPIGAACPSSPGLARRVARMVGHTRGNYILEIGAGTGAITAALLRDCVPADRLIAVERSSSMVNLLRQRFEKVRIIEGDACDLVDTLHRQDIDLRSITHVVSSLPLRSLPADQVAKITSQFLKILSHGSHLVQYTYNLRHGSGNVFGQFRRRSSSVVWLNLPPARVELFSAVGAGQSLESQDTFDRLPSENPFRMAPGTKRANASPRS, encoded by the coding sequence ATGGGACTCCCCTGGCTTAAGGCATTGACCGTTTTCGGTCAGGAGCTGGTATCAAACCCGCGACCTATCGGGGCGGCGTGCCCTAGCTCCCCCGGGCTGGCTCGCCGTGTGGCCCGCATGGTAGGTCATACTCGCGGCAATTACATTCTGGAGATTGGCGCCGGCACCGGAGCCATCACCGCCGCGCTCCTGCGCGACTGCGTGCCCGCTGACCGCCTCATTGCCGTGGAGCGCTCCAGTTCCATGGTCAATCTCCTGAGGCAGCGTTTCGAGAAGGTTCGCATTATCGAAGGCGATGCGTGTGACCTGGTCGATACGCTCCACAGACAGGATATTGACCTGCGATCCATCACGCACGTCGTTTCCAGCCTCCCGCTGCGCTCGCTGCCGGCCGATCAGGTGGCCAAAATCACCAGCCAATTCCTCAAGATCCTCTCTCACGGATCCCACCTGGTCCAATACACGTATAACCTGCGCCACGGCAGCGGCAACGTGTTTGGACAGTTTAGACGCCGCTCTTCCTCGGTAGTGTGGCTCAACCTGCCACCCGCACGGGTTGAACTCTTCTCCGCTGTCGGCGCCGGCCAAAGCCTGGAATCTCAGGACACCTTCGATCGACTCCCTTCTGAGAATCCCTTCCGCATGGCCCCAGGAACCAAACGCGCCAACGCCTCCCCGAGGAGTTAG
- a CDS encoding MBL fold metallo-hydrolase — MKPSDRSLRSLDVRFWGVRGSIPVPGKSTTRFGGNTSCVEIRYGSQLLVLDAGTGIRALGAALLSEYGSAPMELDVLLSHLHWDHIQGFPFFQPLYEPGNRIRVFGPAVGRMSLRAAFHRQMQSPWFPVDLRRLPSCPTFCEAESRSFKIGAFQVTPIRVNHPDGCLGYRLSAPGASVAYLPDCELSKRLPRQPRPVLLDRDLKSFVRGVDLLILDSQYDISEYPRHAGWGHGCLEDMVALACRARVKQLQLFHHDPDHGDRIIAQRLRRAREIARSLGSSLHVEAAREGATVVLRAAC, encoded by the coding sequence ATGAAACCGTCCGACCGGTCGTTGCGAAGCCTCGATGTCCGTTTTTGGGGGGTCCGCGGCTCCATTCCTGTTCCCGGCAAAAGCACCACACGCTTTGGTGGAAACACGTCCTGTGTGGAGATTCGGTATGGATCTCAGTTGTTGGTTCTGGATGCGGGGACTGGGATTCGGGCTTTAGGGGCGGCGTTGCTGTCGGAGTATGGGTCGGCGCCGATGGAGCTTGATGTTCTGCTGAGCCACCTGCATTGGGATCACATTCAGGGCTTTCCCTTCTTCCAGCCGCTGTATGAGCCGGGAAACCGGATTCGCGTGTTTGGCCCCGCCGTCGGACGAATGTCGCTCCGCGCGGCGTTCCATCGTCAAATGCAGTCTCCTTGGTTTCCGGTGGATTTGCGTCGACTGCCGAGCTGTCCCACCTTTTGTGAGGCGGAGTCGCGGTCCTTCAAGATTGGCGCCTTCCAAGTCACTCCGATACGGGTGAACCACCCCGATGGATGCCTGGGTTATCGGTTGTCCGCGCCCGGCGCCTCGGTGGCGTACCTTCCCGATTGTGAGCTTTCCAAGCGGCTGCCCCGCCAACCGCGTCCTGTACTTTTGGACCGGGATTTGAAGTCGTTTGTGCGCGGCGTGGATTTGCTGATTCTGGACTCCCAGTACGACATCAGCGAGTATCCTCGGCATGCGGGGTGGGGGCATGGGTGTTTGGAGGACATGGTGGCCTTGGCCTGTCGAGCCCGGGTCAAGCAGCTGCAACTGTTTCACCACGATCCGGACCATGGCGACCGCATCATCGCGCAGCGGCTGCGGCGAGCCCGGGAGATCGCTCGGTCGTTGGGGTCTTCCTTGCACGTAGAGGCGGCCCGTGAAGGGGCAACAGTCGTGCTCCGAGCCGCGTGTTAG